From Fusarium musae strain F31 chromosome 8, whole genome shotgun sequence:
TGTTGCCGAGATCACAGCTTCAAGTTGGAAAAGTTGGCTCGGAGCTGCCGTTCTCGTCCGGCTTGGTGTCGGACTTGCGCAGTCGATCCTCATCACCTATGTCTCCGAGCTCACACCTTTCCAGATTCGAGGTCTCATGATTGGTGCCTATCAGCTTTGCCTTGGGTTTGGACAGCTCATCAGCGCCGTCGCAACACAACTCATTACTATTCATCAGCCGACCAAATGGAGACCTCTGATTGccactgagtttattttcaCTGGAGTATGTATCTACTGTCTAGCAATTGGGGAGTCAAAAACTGACAGTTCTCTCCAAGCTTCTTATCTTGATGGTATGGCTCGTCCCCGAGTCTCATATCTACTACGCTCGCAAGGGAGAGgatgacaaggccaagaagtctATGCTCACCCTCTACGGTAACATTGACGGGTACGATGTGGTAAGTACTGTCTCATGATCAGGTCCAGTAACCAGTGTTAATATTACTCCTTGCTAGGAACATGAGTACCGTGTAATTCAGCACGGTATCGAAGCCGAGCGACAGCTGCATCTCGAGTCCAAGTCCTCGTCCTTCTTTGAGATCTTTGACAAGCATAACTGGCGAAGAACATTGGCTGGGTGCATGGGTATCTGCAGTCAATGGGCTGCGGGAGCACCAATTGTGTTTTCGTACTCGACAGTAAGTAATATCTGTAATCCTGTTTGTTGAACAAAGCTGACATTACCAGTACTtctttgctgttgctggtctGAAGGACCCCTTCCTCGTCACCATCATTACGTGAGTATAGGAGTTCCGAGTCGGCCGCTATCCTTCCGCTAATGGGGTCAGCTTCGTTCTCCTCATTATCGCAATTGTGTCCTCTCTAATCGCTTGCGAGTTCATTGGTCGCAGACCTCTCCTTGTCGGGTAAGTCTGAACCAGAAAGCAGACGAAGCCGATGCTTACCGATTATTTAGTGGATGTTTCGCCATGATGCTATTCAACGTCGGTCTTGGAACTActggtttcttcaagaacccagCAGCTGACAAGGCTGCCTTGGGGTGTCTTCTCCTTTGGGTCATTGCTTATGGCTGTTCAGCTGGACCAATTGGTTTTGTTGCAGCTGGTGAAACCTCTACCCCACGCCTACGAGCCCAGACGACCTCTTTCAATTTGGGCTGCTATGGTCTTGGATTGTAAGTAACCTGTTATGATTCACATACTGTTGGCTAACCTGTCATCTTCAGTGTTGTCTTCCAATGGACAGTCTCTTACATGATCAGCCCAGATGCTGGTAATCTTGGTGTCAAGGCTGTGTTTGTCTGGGCTGGATTGTTGGTACCCACGACTGTTCTTCTTTGGTTCTTCTATCCCGAGGTCAGTTCTACCCTAAAGGCTAGAAAAGGACTTACACTAACATTCTTAGACCTATGGCCGAAGTTACTGGGAGCTCGACGAGCTTTATGCCCGGAATATCCCTGCCTGGCGATTCAAGAATACTCCAACTTTGGTCGACGAGAGTGGTGGCAAGAACCGAGCTCTTATGTCAGGTCGAAATGACCATTCAACGAACAAGAACACCATGACTTGATCTATACGAGGGCATTCATCACGTTAGAATGACTGGTGTTCAGTAAACTTGTCTCGGTACTAAACTGTGCCATTGGTGCTGCCTCTTGTGTAACGGGCGAGGTCGGTGATTCTTCGCCTCCTATATTCCTTTAATGTATATATCAGTATTTCGATCAAAAATTATCCATTTCATTTAATTCGAAAACATCAAATGAGACGCAAGAGTGAAGGTGACGATTGAGATTCGACTGTGTTGAAGATCCTGCCCTGTTTAAACCTCAATGCTACTAAGGGACGAACGATAAAGCCAGCCCATCGCCATTTATGGAGCACCTCAGACCCAGTGAGTGGTAGCTCCATAGTTGCCGCCATTAGCAGGGCGAAGAAAGTCACTTCGAGTGATCTTGCCATTCGCCTGTCGACGTCCCTTGACAAGGCTAGTAGAGGTAGCCTTGAAGTCTGCATCCTGCCAAGATCCACCCTTCTCCCAGTTGTTACCCTTGCCCTTCACTGAAGTGAGTGTGTTCTGCTTGCTCATGCTGCTGGAGCCGGCATTGTTGGCAGCGAGGTTGTTCTCGTAGGTAGCCTTGGAAGAGCGTTGGTTGAACCCTTCCTCTCGGTTCTTCCAAGCAGTGTTGTGGATAAGAGTCATATCACCGGGCATGTTGTTGTCGCTGAAGCCACGGCGATTACGGAAGGAGAAGTTGTTACGAGCGACATGGTTGACGTTGGCTCGGTTGGCGGGTGATCCACCGCCGAGCTTGATACCAATGCCGTCGCCTCTGTAAGGGTTGAAGTTCCAACGGTTCACGCCGTTAtcgaagatgatgttatCAAGGATGGTGACAGAAGATTTGAACTCGTACAGATCGATGCCGTCATCAGCATTCTCGTAGCTGCGAATACCGCGGATGATGTTACCAGCGCCTGAGCCTTCCTTAATAGCCATACCATCAGCATTCTGGCCATTGTTGCGTGGATCAGCGTTGTTGTAGGTGTCAAGATAAACGATCTCGTTATTCGAGATGCTGTTCTGCATGTGGAATCCAGTCTCGTAGTTGCTGTGGGTAGTCAAGCGCTCGAAGTAGTTGTTGTGTGAATCTTTCACGTAGACGCCGTAGGGGCCCTTGGTGAGAGTAATGTGGATGAATCTCCAGTACTCTGCCTTCTCGACATGGAAGATACCACGATCTTTACCAGCGAGGCTAGCGCCAAGGGCAGCCGGAGTACCAGGCATCTTGTCACCGTCAATGATGACTTCTTCATTATTGTAGGATCTGATGGTGTAGGGCTTGCTGGAGGATCCTTTCTTGGTAAACTGGATGTTCTTGGATGGGCGATAGGTTCCCTTTCGGAGAAAGATGGTGTCTCCAGCGCTGGCAGCATTAACTGCAGTCTGGATGTCGGCAAGAGGGAAACTGCTAGAGCCAGAACCACTGCTCGATCCGTTGGGAGCGACGAAAATGTCCTTGGCCAGGGCTGCAGGCAGCACTGCGAGTATGTACTTGAAGAGAAGCATAGCAAAAGAATGTAACAGGAGCGAGCATATGAAAGAGCGATAAAGAAAGCAATGAGAAGAATATCTTGGTTCAAGCTCAAAATGGCTTCACGAGGTTTTATGTTTCCTTTTGTAGCTTCATCTACCCATCCTTTTACGGGGTTTTCTGAAAGCTCAAATTTCCAGCGATGCCACTGTCATTATACATATGGCACTTGGCGCCTCGGCACTCTTGGTTGTGTAGGTTGCTGTTGAAGACTGCAAGGAAGAGCTAagtccaaagccaagatgcaGTAAGCTTAAATTTCCACAAATGACGGAGAATTTCATCTTGAATCTCTGGTCATCTATTTCTGCCCCAAGCCAAGCGTCATCCTCTACAATCGGACGTAATTCCCGTAATGGTCGTTGCGGAGCCTGCTGTCCCGAGTTTTGATTAAGGCCAAGATATCCAAGAAACGATCGGGCCGTGTCAGTCTGTCAAGAGTCTTGGCGAGTTTGAAACTACGAGAGAGGACCTTGGCACCTCTTGGATGGGGCATTGGCCGTTGATGTAAACTCCGCTCTAATCTCAAGGTAGCTCGTGATGTAGTTATCCATCATTAAAAGTTGATTGTCTCATGCTGAAGATAAAAAATACTTCAATTCCATGTGTCAACAAGCAGTAAATTGGTTCAAACGTGTATTTAATTACTGCTATCCGTTTCTATTacaattatatatactaaagtaCCATCTTAATCTACCTGTATGATCTAAGATTCCAATATTATCTTGTTCCCATTAAAACATCTCCCTATCAACCCTTTCGCCTCTGTTATGTTCCCGGGTAGCGTATAAGTATTTATCTTCGTTGCCTAGTAGGTGTAAACCTGTTCCGGCCCCAGGGCGCCATAGTCCCCGGATCCGTAGGGGTTCGATGGTGTGGCCTGTTGTCCGTTCACATCGTTCACGCCGAACCAAGCGAGCTCTGTACCTCTCACGACTGTCATGACAGCAAAAGCAGGAGCAGGCTCGGTAACATAACCCCAAGAGATGCTCAAGCTAGATCCATCAGTGCAAGGTTCGTTGGTCCAACTTTCTGTAGCAGCATTAGAGCCAGGCATACGAATGACGGTACACCTCtcagtcttgccatcagcctcaaccgCGAAGTTATAATCAcatccatcgtcatcttcaccgCAATAACGGGTGAGATTCTGGATGGCCCAAGTTTTGCCGATAACAGGCATGGGGACAGGGTAAATACCAGGCGCTGGTTGGGTACCGTTGGTCGGGACGGGAAAGGAGGGGTGAGTTGCGGTCGAAGTCGTAGTGTGGGTGATATGAGCTGAAACGCAAAGCTCTGGGTGAGCTGGGCTACAACCCCCAGGGACAATAGGGATTGGGGTGAAGGTTGGTGGAAGTCCCGTATGATAAGGTGGCGGGCATGATCCAGGGTGAGCAGGATTGCAGCCTCCTGGGATACCAGGGATTGGAGTGAAGGTCTCGATGGGAACTGTATCGTTCTTGCTGGCAGATGCAATCTCTGTTTTGGTAGGCTGTGCGAGAGATGCCGTGGCAGAAGAACAGTATTCATGAATCCGTGCACTATCTTCGCCAACACAAGCTGTCAGCGTGCAAGAGCATACTACTTCTGGTGTTCCAGCCGCGATACAAGCGTTGTAAGCCTTCTCACAATCATCATAGGATGTAAGAGGAAGAGCCAACGCGACCGAGGCGAGAGTCAAAACTgagatgagcttgttcaTGGCTAGGAAACAGAGGGGATTGAACTTGGACAATTAGGTAGGTAATGAAGTGTGAAGATTGAGAGTATGTTTTTTCTCTGTTGTGCTGTAATGTCGTCGATTGGTGATGACTCAATGTCAAACGACATGTCTCGGAGGTTATATAGTCGCATGGAGGAAAGAGAGATCATTGATTCTGTTATCGTCCCAACCTCCTTCTAACTGTGCCCTTTTCTTCCATGACATAGCGCAAAGTTTGAGCCAGAAAGGGCTCTCTGACAAAACCTCCACTCTTCAAATGGTTTGCCAACGTTGAGCCGGTAGATTCATAGATTTGACATCATAATCACACTACCAAAGCCCCAGCCACCATcattttaatagttttaccTCTTTGAGAGCTGAGCTACTGCCGAGCAAACCGACGGTTTGCATGACCAGCTGCTGAGCCAACCTCCGATTTACACAACGGCTCCGCTAACACGAAAGGTTCATAGAAGGTCTAGAGCGAATGCAACAAAGACGTTGTTCTTGCTGGCAAGCGAGAAAAGTCTAATTGGCACTCGGCGAATCAGGTTGGCGTGCCGTGCATATAGCACGTTGTTGAACGGAAAACGCAAACCTTAAATCGATGATTGCCAACTTCTGGAATGTGATTGAAATGATACAAGATGTGATGTTACTGTTTATCTATTGTTATCTCTTTCCTTCTTTCAAAGCCCGTAACTGTGAGACAAGCCGAAGACTTGGCTTTGTCTTCGATTTCTATTCTCTCTATTATACTGTAATTGACCATTCTCTAGCGAGCCATTTAGTGCCAAAACAGGTCAATTGATGACCGTTCACCTTTTATACCTCTCTATCCTTATCACTTTTAGGGTCGTAGTATGTTCGCGTCATAGACTTTTCCTTCAACCACGGCTGAAGATTTCCGCCTCTTCCTGCTGTATAGATGCTTTTGCGTTTTTAGATTCCAAACATACTACTAAAGCACATTCTAGTAAAGTTGAAAACGTTTTGCTGATCATCCTCGTAGTAAGCTACCACGTAGCTTGCATTGTTGGGGCGTTGGAAGCCATAACTAATGGTGCCATTATATGGACCATCAACAATATCATGATGCTCGGTCTTGTCGAACTTTCCGCGCAAGCATGCTAACAGATCAGCCTGTATACCTGGACCGCTTGTGAACTTTCCGCAAGGAGTCTTGCGAGTCTCAATGCATGCGATGACAATCACGGCAATTCCGAATCCCAACAGAACGCCGGTGTAGAATTTGTACCAGGTGGACGATATGCAAGGCAAGACGGTAGACTTGGCTCCTGTGATGCCCATGTACCAGGTTGTTATCAGCGCACTCATCCCGATCACGCCTAGGTAGAAGATAATCACTACAAAAGTCGTCGTTGTGTAGAAAGTGTCTCCTTGTGGGATCATGAACGACAGGGCCAACCCCAGGAGAGCGAGGAGCACCAGAGCATAGGTGTATCGAAATGTTCTGCTACCCCAAAACTCTGAGTTGTGAAATCTTTGGGGTTCAGTCGTCGCAGGGTTGGCAGCCAATATCTCGAATGATGTCGTGCTGCAGCTAATGGGTTGTGGAGAACCAGCAGGGATGTCCTCCATCGAGGCGAATGAGAACTCGTCCGTAAGCCACAGGCAGCTGCACAGCCTCAGCAACCCGAAAAGGGCAATGGGAAAGAAAATGATATCGACAGCCATCAACAGTGTGAAACTTGGGGCAGAAGGGTCGATTTGACTGCCTAAAAGCAGGATTATGGCCTGAATGCCTTGAACGGTAACAATGAGAGTCTTGATCGCGTCTCTTGACAACAAGGTAACCCTGTCTCCATCAGGCAGTTGAACACAACGCGGTCGGCTGTACGCGACCATCTCTTCAGTTCCATCCCAGCCTTGGTCAGTCCAAAACAAGGCATTGCTGGCTGCGAGATCGAATTTATCCCAGTTCTTTGCCCGAATGCGACGGTCAGCAATTGCTCCGTACCGCCATAGAATGGAAGTTGGGTTGTAGTGGCATATGCGTTCGTGCCAAGGTGGTCGACTTAGAGAAAGATAAGTCGGTGAAGGGGCACCGATGAGAACATGGGCAATAAGCGGAGCCAAACACAGAGTGAGAAGAGTTATCCAGGCAGAAACAGCGATCTCTTGGCTTTGATACAAGAGGGGATTAATAAACACAGTCATCCTTGGTCTCTCCAGATGTCTCTGAACATCAACTTCAGGTTATAGTTAGGGACAATGAAGAAGGCTTGGGAATAAGAAAGTCCCCTAAGCATAATGTAACGGTTTGAGGTTTTAAACAGGGaaactagtctatactaagtttatattacagattatataaggcattatactAAGcatattagttaagttatatctcttaatagttaatagtatatattaagcttattaaggtaaagaagttttattaatagctagtaagctaagttctatttactattaaataaatatatatatatacttaggtagcttatacttaagtaagttaggcttatagtaagttataagttagattataagtctaatatatagcttataatagtagttctttagtatattataagttaagtattaattaatgaAAATTAGTAAgggctatataatataagtgccttttttatattaagttataatataatctcccTCCTTTTATTAGTCTTATCCTTAAGacctatatatctatttcttcctttttatattacctctataagtaaaacttaaccttataatctctatattttactaatattatattaaagtctaaagttacttaaaattattatatataagcaattttaattaaaagtactagttttcttattatactatatagttattatatagctaagaAGCTATAGTACTAGGCCCTGCCTaggtataagtattattcttaatatacctattataattataagtataataaaaagggtattACTCTAGTTAAAGGTTTatgatttttttttttcttttatataattttactaattattatagctaattattttactgctaaaaagtattatcttaaataagaggaagaggtagctaagattaagttattatgcttatagtaataggtaAATAAGTAtctaaattatttaatatacctatattATTAGAAATGGCagttaaataagtatagttttaaGATACTCTATTAGaatatagtaacttttaataagcttaaagctattaagaatgctaagtcttttactattatagaaatatagTTAGCAGgggcttttaatattattaattaaaataagattttccttattaatattccTAATAGAAGTTCTTTAGTAGTTATTAGGTATTAGCTAGatattttagtagtttttatatatttttattctCTAGGTAgtctttctattttattaagtactcctttttactattttatatttatatttctttaattatttttgctttataaagttctagtttattaattttttctagtttattactaatcttaatataaattatattagctattaatttaagtaatataatatagaagatcttataaagtctaactTTTACTagtaaatctagcttatagttattcttAAAgatccttttaataattttataaggtctaatatacttaaagtctagcttataacttagttattttatagtaatatttttaataaatagatatactatattttctttcttaaaggttagtccttttaaccttttagaattatagtattattatatctatttattaataaattctaGCtctatttagagtttattatatatattctttagatccttatttttaattattactataaggttaataattttagtctttcttatattatagtatacttttagtatataactaaagttagtatctaatagtataagctttatacttttattataggtaGTATTATAGGCTAGCTaggtatatagtaatttctTAACCtagttatcttatttatagttaatataatactataagtactattctattacttaatttatttattttatttatctatctacctaaagtctaaatactattataagtctatagttAACTCCTATAtaggctattaatatttactaaaacttactagtaaatatagtGCTTCTATTAGTAAAGATCTCTTTAGGTAATCCTTATTCTTATACTATtctattatagaaaatataagctatctttttaatatttatatcttttttataaggtatatagattaaaaattttataagtcttttaataataattataatactattataaaggatTCTAGTTAAaagttcttttaataatagtaatttagtaataaaatctattataattaagctttatagtatttctataattagtaatagttatagttctCTATAAGGTTTATGTTATTATGCCTTTATTCTAgcgtaaatattatattatttaataacctTTTctactattagttatttaacctaatatctatactatagAAATCTCTTTAAAGTCTTAGTAActctttaatatctatatactaGATATCTATAGaattcttatataaattctttaagtTTACCTAGGatttctttagtaattattatttatatctatccTAGtacttatatctattaagtaaatttaaattctcctttcttatttctttctaatacttatttttttacttttataatactagtattataatctagtctataactaattatatttactttactattctTTAATCCttttctataaataattataaaattaaatttatataagtattttatataatataattattattaattaagtttataggttatagtaaagtaagaaatattttagtaattagtatagACCTTAACCTAGTACTTACTTCTTATAAGGTAATACTTAAACTccttaaagtagttaataattactaagaattccttattatatattaagtaattaagttctgctttatatagcttataaaagtaaaatataataaggtataacttctttatattatcttattaactaatttatcttcttaaagtaaagtctaATAAATCTAtctctagtttaatttccttatttagattaaaaatagctaatactagtttattaataatagcttttttaagttatttaaaggCAGCTTATGCtttattattctatttaaaatacttatcttttttaataagttctattaaaggatttataatcttattaaagtctttaataaattattaatagtaattagtaaagcctaaaaaggcttatatttctttaatattatttagtactttctattttaatattataaagaccttttttttttttatcttaatttCTCTAGGTATAATAGTATATCTTAAGAAgtttacctttataatataaaagtaacttttctttagtttaattaataacttagtattttataatatttttaaaaccttataaatatattctttatattcttttttattatttaaaaagattaa
This genomic window contains:
- a CDS encoding hypothetical protein (EggNog:ENOG41~CAZy:PL9) — protein: MLLFKYILAVLPAALAKDIFVAPNGSSSGSGSSSFPLADIQTAVNAASAGDTIFLRKGTYRPSKNIQFTKKGSSSKPYTIRSYNNEEVIIDGDKMPGTPAALGASLAGKDRGIFHVEKAEYWRFIHITLTKGPYGVYVKDSHNNYFERLTTHSNYETGFHMQNSISNNEIVYLDTYNNADPRNNGQNADGMAIKEGSGAGNIIRGIRSYENADDGIDLYEFKSSVTILDNIIFDNGVNRWNFNPYRGDGIGIKLGGGSPANRANVNHVARNNFSFRNRRGFSDNNMPGDMTLIHNTAWKNREEGFNQRSSKATYENNLAANNAGSSSMSKQNTLTSVKGKGNNWEKGGSWQDADFKATSTSLVKGRRQANGKITRSDFLRPANGGNYGATTHWV